Proteins from a single region of Crassaminicella profunda:
- a CDS encoding phosphodiester glycosidase family protein encodes MQKWKKILFSFGLACSITFVNIPNFVYADWNHSVYEEKNENYIGKGIKHEQIRKFTDNGWVNINVIRVNLDDKDTNLDLLFHQNGLNKKARLSELVGQRENMIGAINGDFFSMKTAATIGPMVKDGELLTTTSYTEHMVPTFNLTKENNPFIQNWANSKITLTNENTGFELSVLAVNKESDYENTCILYTSKWGEKTPALSSKLTSGIELIIEDHKIKNMVQAGTGSYIPNNGYVLFAAGQKAVEIGQNFVVGDSIDFSAETNPDFSDLALTVAGGSIIVKDGDVMSDYYMNIKGKHPRTALGISRDEREVFFVTIDGRTKSFTGVRQDELAQIMISLGAYNAINFDGGGSTDMVLRPLGEENKKVINHPSGGSERRIMNGIGAISNAPKVDEIGGIILEAKDENMLMNTSKQFTLKAYDKNYNPIVIDSSQVKWMVSGVKGEFNNNSFKGTTSGVGVIAVEYEGKYASLPIRVIDNPVSLKVFPSKIYIDKNKKKLLKVKVMDKDGYGATVNMNELYVDIPSNLGMIDSEGYFQSSNESGSGLMKVSFGGLSSFVPVVVGSEEEIVDDFEDNNGSFLSYPAEVTGEYDLAEHSKMGKLSGKLSYDFTSTDATRAAYLVFDDGGINFNKVPEKIGMWVYGNESGHMLKAKVVNGDGNSTNITLAPSIDWEGWKFVETAMPKTINSPFKLERIYVVETNTLSKDIGEIYMDDLTAFYPNKFTGSIPKAEEFVDSRNKKSDLRGNSSFRLFVSESISINPLGENGVAEKIAKFSNEMAEMNLFTKSIDPIIKDKFNHSSIIAGAGYGSSTHKNTLFINLDNRKGGLRETNFEQWGWFLKQMENVESKNVFVTLPKPLNFKDPLEEKLFKDTLEKLKTEKNVDIWVVTGENELFSVYPEDGVHYMNLNRYTVGTDLDQFTTPKMILFTVNDDEVTYEILSLDEK; translated from the coding sequence ATGCAGAAATGGAAAAAAATATTATTTTCTTTTGGTTTGGCGTGTTCCATTACCTTTGTGAATATACCAAACTTTGTTTATGCAGATTGGAATCATTCTGTTTATGAAGAAAAAAATGAAAATTACATAGGAAAAGGAATTAAGCATGAACAAATACGTAAGTTTACAGATAATGGGTGGGTCAATATCAATGTAATTCGAGTAAATTTAGATGACAAAGATACAAATTTAGATTTGTTATTTCACCAAAATGGATTAAATAAAAAGGCGAGATTATCAGAACTTGTAGGTCAAAGAGAAAATATGATAGGAGCTATTAATGGAGATTTTTTCAGTATGAAAACAGCTGCAACCATTGGACCAATGGTGAAAGATGGAGAACTCCTTACCACTACATCCTATACGGAGCATATGGTTCCTACTTTTAATTTAACAAAGGAAAATAACCCTTTTATTCAAAATTGGGCAAATTCTAAAATTACACTCACAAATGAAAATACTGGGTTTGAATTATCAGTTCTTGCAGTAAATAAAGAATCTGATTATGAAAATACATGCATTCTTTATACGTCAAAATGGGGAGAAAAAACACCAGCCCTTAGTTCAAAACTTACAAGTGGTATAGAATTGATCATAGAAGATCATAAGATTAAGAACATGGTACAAGCTGGGACGGGCAGTTATATACCTAATAATGGATATGTCTTATTTGCAGCAGGACAAAAGGCTGTAGAGATTGGACAAAACTTTGTTGTTGGAGATTCTATAGATTTTTCTGCTGAGACCAATCCTGATTTTTCCGATTTAGCATTAACCGTTGCTGGTGGGTCCATAATTGTGAAAGATGGGGACGTCATGTCTGATTATTATATGAATATAAAAGGAAAGCATCCAAGAACAGCTCTAGGAATATCAAGAGATGAAAGAGAGGTTTTCTTTGTTACCATAGATGGTAGAACCAAGTCTTTTACAGGAGTAAGACAAGATGAATTAGCACAAATTATGATTTCACTAGGGGCGTATAATGCCATTAACTTTGATGGTGGTGGTTCTACAGATATGGTACTAAGACCTTTAGGAGAAGAAAATAAAAAAGTAATTAATCATCCCTCAGGAGGTAGTGAAAGAAGGATTATGAATGGGATTGGAGCTATAAGTAATGCCCCTAAGGTTGATGAAATTGGAGGAATTATTCTAGAAGCTAAAGATGAAAATATGCTTATGAATACTTCAAAACAATTTACCCTAAAGGCATATGATAAAAATTACAATCCAATAGTGATAGATTCAAGCCAAGTAAAATGGATGGTTAGTGGTGTAAAGGGTGAATTTAATAATAATAGCTTCAAAGGAACAACATCAGGGGTTGGAGTTATTGCCGTAGAATATGAAGGTAAATATGCAAGCTTACCTATTCGTGTCATCGATAATCCCGTAAGTTTAAAGGTATTTCCATCAAAAATATATATAGATAAAAATAAGAAAAAATTACTTAAAGTAAAAGTAATGGATAAGGATGGGTATGGTGCAACGGTGAATATGAATGAGTTGTATGTGGATATTCCATCTAATTTAGGAATGATAGACAGTGAAGGCTATTTTCAAAGCTCTAATGAATCGGGTTCAGGACTCATGAAAGTATCTTTTGGGGGTCTTAGTAGCTTTGTTCCAGTAGTGGTAGGATCAGAGGAAGAAATTGTAGATGATTTTGAAGACAATAATGGTTCTTTCTTATCTTATCCTGCAGAGGTAACTGGAGAATATGATTTAGCAGAGCATAGTAAGATGGGTAAGCTTTCAGGAAAGTTATCCTATGATTTTACGAGCACAGACGCAACTCGGGCTGCTTATTTAGTGTTTGATGATGGGGGAATTAATTTTAATAAGGTACCTGAAAAAATTGGTATGTGGGTGTATGGCAATGAAAGTGGACATATGTTAAAGGCGAAAGTAGTAAATGGGGATGGAAATAGTACAAATATCACATTAGCACCGAGTATTGATTGGGAAGGATGGAAGTTTGTTGAAACTGCTATGCCGAAAACTATAAATAGTCCTTTTAAACTTGAAAGAATATATGTTGTTGAGACCAATACCCTTTCCAAAGATATTGGCGAAATTTATATGGATGATTTAACTGCATTTTATCCAAATAAATTTACAGGGAGTATTCCAAAAGCAGAGGAGTTTGTAGATAGTAGAAATAAAAAGTCTGACCTAAGGGGAAATTCTTCCTTTAGATTGTTTGTAAGTGAATCTATCTCAATAAATCCATTAGGCGAGAATGGGGTAGCAGAAAAAATTGCTAAATTTTCTAATGAGATGGCGGAAATGAATTTATTTACAAAATCCATAGATCCTATAATAAAGGACAAGTTTAATCATTCGAGTATCATAGCAGGTGCGGGATATGGCTCTAGCACGCACAAAAATACTTTATTTATCAATTTAGATAATCGTAAGGGTGGTTTACGAGAAACCAATTTTGAACAATGGGGTTGGTTCTTAAAACAAATGGAAAATGTAGAGAGTAAAAATGTATTTGTTACATTACCTAAGCCTTTGAATTTTAAAGATCCATTAGAAGAAAAACTATTTAAGGATACTCTTGAAAAATTAAAGACAGAAAAAAATGTAGATATTTGGGTGGTAACAGGAGAAAATGAACTATTCTCAGTATATCCAGAAGATGGCGTACACTATATGAATTTAAATAGGTATACTGTGGGTACGGATTTAGACCAATTTACGACTCCTAAAATGATACTATTTACTGTAAATGATGATGAAGTAACTTATGAAATTCTTTCTTTAGATGAAAAATAA
- a CDS encoding response regulator, with protein sequence MLKVIAIDDEYIALERLKRVLKKIDYIKLIDTFNEPEKALEFFVTTKERIDIVFLDIEMPRMNGLELAEKIIGEHIGTDIIFLTAYDQYALEAFKVHAVSYLLKPIDLEEMNKQLNHLYRKKQIAKEDIQNKKIFIQGFGGFSCKSEDGKTIKWRTKKAEELVALLTHYQGKKISREMILDRLWPEKDRKSASSNLYTTCYYIRKKLEKIGVEHFLVRDKENYYIDIKDNQVDFIDFSKKIILPHKQTMESLIQLANTYKGQYLKDMAYEWGESRAIWFENEYTNLQFEIARRYIEDGDFVKASKVMKTLIEYHPLCEKAYKKLIEILIGLNDQEQIKKYYQDYVNLLEKEFETVVSEEMKEIVHNALSS encoded by the coding sequence ATGCTTAAAGTAATTGCTATAGATGATGAATATATAGCACTTGAGCGATTGAAACGCGTTTTGAAAAAAATAGACTATATAAAGTTGATTGATACATTTAATGAACCAGAAAAGGCATTAGAATTTTTTGTAACCACTAAAGAAAGAATAGATATTGTTTTTTTAGACATAGAAATGCCTAGAATGAATGGATTAGAATTAGCAGAAAAAATTATTGGGGAGCATATAGGAACAGATATTATTTTTTTAACGGCATATGATCAATATGCATTAGAAGCTTTTAAGGTTCATGCAGTAAGCTATTTATTAAAACCTATTGATCTAGAAGAAATGAATAAACAATTGAATCACCTATATAGAAAAAAACAAATAGCAAAAGAAGATATACAAAATAAAAAGATATTTATTCAAGGCTTTGGCGGATTTTCGTGCAAATCAGAGGATGGAAAAACCATTAAGTGGAGGACGAAAAAAGCGGAGGAATTGGTTGCTTTATTAACGCATTATCAAGGTAAAAAAATTTCTAGAGAGATGATTTTAGATAGACTATGGCCTGAAAAAGATAGAAAAAGCGCATCGAGTAATTTGTATACAACATGCTATTATATTAGGAAAAAATTAGAAAAAATTGGTGTGGAACATTTTTTAGTTCGAGATAAAGAGAACTATTATATAGATATTAAAGATAATCAAGTTGATTTTATTGATTTTAGTAAAAAAATCATTTTACCTCATAAACAAACGATGGAATCATTGATTCAACTTGCAAATACATATAAAGGTCAGTATTTAAAGGATATGGCATATGAATGGGGAGAATCCAGAGCTATATGGTTTGAAAATGAATACACAAATTTGCAATTTGAAATAGCTAGAAGATATATAGAGGATGGAGATTTTGTTAAAGCAAGTAAAGTAATGAAAACCTTGATTGAGTATCATCCTTTATGTGAGAAAGCTTATAAGAAATTAATTGAAATACTAATAGGATTAAATGATCAAGAGCAAATAAAAAAATATTATCAAGATTATGTAAATCTTTTAGAAAAAGAATTTGAAACAGTAGTATCAGAAGAGATGAAAGAAATTGTACATAATGCTTTAAGCAGTTAA
- a CDS encoding ligand-binding sensor domain-containing protein yields the protein MQRSKKYIFFIVLFLVCFSFTVKGEEINVYFEHISREQGLPQVSINVIAQDEMGFLWFGTQGGLTRFDGYEFYTFKTEVDHPNSLADNSVWAILFDDEGTMWVGTNGGLSKFDRKTEKFTNYRFDPKDQTTLSDNNVRSLRLDSQGTLWVGTRNGGLNSCNPRNKKLVFQRYKHEKNNENSISSNYIQDLYEDDQGRLFIATNGGGLDLLDLKNKEKGFNHFQFDSQNSKSISSNNVLSIFKSRKKGLFIGTDKGLNRLDNEGTGFEHFKYELRNETVLFDKSVSCIAEDTKGNLWIGSNGGGLTKMDAKDHFQNFTSKTDGNSISGSDVRSLYVDRQGLLWIGTYGSGLNKMDYGNRGFSILKHKKDNSKSLSSDIILSILEDGDGVLWAGTWNGGVNRLKDRKNVDLKLINDPESEISIGGNTVWSMEEDRRGDIWIGTWKNGLSRIKNKERSKDDPEILRYNHDVNDPKSLGSDSIMSICEDSRGILWIGTWGGGLNRLDPDDLKKGNINFKKYLHDPKNDKSLGDNFIKTIMEDDSGNVWIGTWGGGISMLSSENIISGKNKFKRYQRSWADSNTLSHNDVTAIYQDEEGIFWICTYGGGLNRFDYKTGQFKCYTQKDGLSNPELYGVVQDDNGFLWISTNRGINKFNPKNESFEAYDARDGLQGDEFNQGAFLKGDNGELYFGGIGGLSIISPKEIVKSKFVPPVYFTELRVMHKVIKPTQSEILTKPIYDTDEITLSYKDATFGVRFAALNYRQSDKNNYAYMLEGFDKNWIYTDYPIQSVQYTNLDPGTYVFLVKASNDDGIWNTQGSSLKITILPPWWKLWWVRGMGILLFGGILFGVHFTRIRLLKKQQKYLEREVASRTEQITIQKKEIIKKNEELSEKNILLKKQAEELHILAEQLLDQNQLLEVAQKASELAFLQAQIKPHFLYNALNTISFLCTEEPEKASQLIDYLSIFLRNSFNIEEGNSFISISKEVKLVKAYLEIEKARFKDKINIIYKIDENIDGYIPHLILQPIVENAIKHGILQKYGGGNVWIKIEDQQDCVYFEVKDDGVGMSEEKYQNLLKGTVYKEGVGVKNINRRLIEFYGKGLAIESAENVGTIVKFSILKRKKR from the coding sequence ATGCAAAGGAGTAAGAAATATATTTTTTTTATAGTATTGTTTCTTGTGTGTTTTTCTTTTACAGTAAAGGGCGAGGAAATAAATGTATATTTTGAACATATTAGCAGAGAGCAAGGACTTCCACAGGTATCAATAAATGTAATTGCTCAGGATGAAATGGGATTTTTATGGTTTGGAACCCAAGGGGGATTAACACGATTTGACGGATATGAGTTTTATACCTTTAAAACGGAGGTAGATCATCCAAATTCATTGGCAGATAACTCTGTATGGGCCATATTATTTGATGATGAAGGTACTATGTGGGTTGGAACAAATGGAGGTTTGAGTAAATTTGATAGAAAAACAGAAAAGTTTACGAATTATAGATTTGATCCTAAGGATCAGACTACATTAAGTGATAATAATGTAAGAAGCCTTCGTTTGGATTCGCAGGGAACTTTATGGGTAGGAACTAGAAATGGGGGACTTAATAGCTGTAATCCAAGAAATAAAAAACTTGTATTTCAAAGATATAAGCATGAGAAAAATAATGAAAATAGTATTAGTAGTAATTACATTCAAGATTTATATGAAGATGATCAGGGACGTCTCTTTATTGCCACTAATGGAGGAGGACTTGATCTTTTAGATTTAAAAAATAAAGAAAAGGGTTTTAATCACTTTCAATTTGATTCCCAAAATTCTAAAAGTATTTCTAGTAACAATGTTCTTTCCATCTTTAAATCAAGAAAAAAAGGTTTATTTATAGGTACTGATAAAGGATTAAATCGTTTAGATAATGAAGGTACTGGTTTTGAACATTTTAAATATGAATTAAGGAATGAAACGGTTTTGTTTGATAAATCTGTATCGTGCATAGCAGAAGATACAAAAGGAAACCTTTGGATTGGTTCTAATGGTGGGGGACTTACTAAAATGGATGCAAAGGATCATTTTCAAAATTTCACATCTAAAACAGATGGAAATAGCATAAGTGGAAGTGATGTAAGATCCCTTTATGTAGATAGACAAGGGCTATTATGGATTGGAACTTATGGCAGTGGTTTAAACAAGATGGATTATGGAAATAGAGGTTTTTCTATTCTTAAGCATAAAAAGGATAATTCTAAAAGTTTAAGTAGTGATATTATACTGTCCATACTTGAAGATGGAGATGGAGTACTTTGGGCTGGAACATGGAACGGAGGAGTAAACAGACTAAAGGATAGAAAAAATGTTGATTTAAAGCTTATCAATGACCCAGAAAGTGAGATAAGTATAGGTGGAAATACGGTGTGGTCTATGGAAGAAGACAGAAGGGGAGACATTTGGATTGGCACCTGGAAAAATGGACTCAGTCGTATAAAAAATAAAGAACGTAGTAAAGATGATCCTGAAATTTTAAGATATAATCATGACGTAAATGATCCTAAAAGTCTTGGAAGTGATTCGATTATGTCTATTTGTGAGGATAGCCGAGGAATTTTGTGGATAGGTACATGGGGAGGAGGTCTTAATAGACTTGACCCAGATGATCTTAAAAAAGGAAATATAAACTTTAAAAAATATCTACATGACCCTAAGAATGATAAAAGCCTTGGAGATAACTTCATAAAAACTATTATGGAAGATGATTCGGGGAATGTATGGATTGGAACATGGGGGGGAGGTATAAGTATGCTTTCTTCAGAAAATATAATAAGTGGCAAAAATAAATTTAAACGCTATCAAAGGTCATGGGCTGATTCAAATACATTAAGTCACAATGATGTAACAGCAATCTATCAAGATGAAGAAGGTATTTTTTGGATATGTACATATGGCGGTGGATTAAATCGTTTTGATTACAAGACAGGTCAATTTAAATGCTATACACAAAAGGATGGTCTTTCAAATCCAGAGTTGTATGGAGTTGTTCAAGATGATAACGGTTTTTTATGGATTAGTACAAATAGGGGAATCAATAAATTTAATCCTAAAAATGAAAGCTTTGAAGCCTATGATGCTAGAGATGGTTTGCAGGGAGACGAATTTAACCAAGGAGCTTTTTTAAAAGGGGATAATGGAGAATTATACTTTGGTGGAATTGGAGGACTTAGTATCATAAGCCCTAAGGAAATTGTAAAGAGTAAGTTTGTCCCTCCTGTTTATTTTACTGAACTTAGGGTGATGCATAAGGTAATAAAGCCTACTCAATCTGAAATTCTTACAAAACCAATTTATGATACGGATGAGATTACTTTGAGTTATAAAGATGCGACCTTTGGTGTGAGATTTGCAGCTCTTAATTACAGACAATCGGATAAAAATAATTATGCTTACATGCTTGAAGGATTCGACAAAAATTGGATATATACAGACTATCCCATACAAAGTGTCCAATATACTAATCTTGATCCAGGTACATATGTATTTCTCGTGAAAGCATCCAATGATGATGGTATATGGAATACACAAGGTTCAAGTTTAAAAATTACGATACTTCCTCCTTGGTGGAAGCTATGGTGGGTTAGGGGAATGGGTATACTTTTATTTGGAGGAATTTTGTTTGGGGTACATTTTACAAGGATTCGCCTTTTGAAAAAACAACAGAAATACCTTGAAAGAGAAGTGGCATCAAGAACGGAGCAAATTACTATTCAGAAAAAGGAGATTATAAAGAAAAATGAAGAGCTTTCTGAGAAGAATATATTGTTAAAAAAACAAGCTGAGGAACTACATATACTTGCAGAACAATTGTTAGATCAAAACCAATTATTAGAAGTAGCGCAAAAAGCTAGTGAACTAGCTTTTTTACAAGCACAAATAAAGCCTCATTTTTTGTACAATGCACTCAATACCATTTCCTTTTTATGTACGGAAGAGCCTGAAAAAGCAAGTCAGTTAATAGACTATTTAAGTATATTTTTACGTAATAGTTTTAACATAGAGGAAGGAAATTCCTTCATATCTATATCTAAAGAAGTAAAGCTTGTAAAAGCTTATTTAGAAATAGAAAAGGCACGTTTTAAGGACAAAATAAATATAATTTATAAAATAGATGAAAATATAGATGGTTATATCCCTCATTTAATTCTTCAGCCAATTGTTGAAAATGCTATCAAACATGGTATTTTACAAAAATATGGAGGGGGAAATGTATGGATCAAAATAGAAGATCAGCAAGATTGTGTTTATTTTGAAGTAAAAGATGATGGGGTAGGTATGTCAGAAGAAAAATATCAAAACCTTTTAAAGGGTACAGTATATAAAGAAGGGGTAGGAGTTAAAAATATCAATAGAAGGTTGATTGAATTTTATGGAAAAGGGTTAGCCATTGAAAGTGCTGAAAATGTAGGGACAATAGTAAAATTTAGTATTTTAAAAAGGAAGAAAAGATAA